ATTCAGGGATTAGATTTGAGTTAGGatgcgagtcagatctgactcagacAAAAAACTAATGGTCTGACTCATACCTCTGACTCCAAATAACAAGTCAGGCAAAAACAAACACGATAGTGTACCATTTAGGAAGTTTTGAATCATATGCAACGAGTCAGACGTAAACGAGCCTGTAAGACGAAATATGATTTTCATACCAGGGAATTAGCACTATTTTCTTGTGATGAAATTTTGCCTGATTTTGGCAACTTCCCTAAAAGGGTTATTTGCCTTGTAGGTACACTGAAAAATGTGAAAAAAATGAGCCTGATAACAAGCATGAATTTTGGACGATCAATGTTGGTTCAGACATCAAAAAAAGTTAAACAGAAGTACACAACACACAGGAGGAGGTAAATACAAAAACAACACTTTCCTGTAAAACCCTTTCATGGTGTTCATACTAAATATCTTAGAACATACAGAAACAAAGAAATGAGTCACATTTTATATCAGGTTCGTATCGAATCAAGAAGATGGGAAAACGTATACCAGAATTTACCACTTTTCAAACTAAATAAGCAAAGTAGGTAAATCGTAGACCATTTGATCCCAGAGTTTAAGAAAGAGCTCTTTTACACGACATTAAAGGATCAAACCTTCAACAGGTGGTTTTGCCTTGGAAGCATCTTGTTCAGATTTTTTCGGAGTATCAGATTCAGAGAGATGAACCTTAGCATAGTCTTCAACCATTGTTCTTCTCTGTTCATCCTCGGTCTTTCCAACCTTCTCCTTCGCCTTCTGACTCAACTCAACGGCAGCACTAGCAGCCTTGTTAAAGGCACCGGTTACCCATGAAGCTCCTGAGGAGACATACTGGTTGTTCATGAGGGCAAGACCAGCATTGGCCACGGTCTGTTCTGCAGCTGCGAACGCTATTTTGGTCTTCTCAGATACTTGAAACTTCTCATCCATTACCTTGACTTTGTCGTTAACGACAGTTTTAGTCATGCTTATCTTTTCACTGAGACCAATTTTTTGGTCAAGATTGACAACTGTGGAAGTTGCAGTGCTTGTCAGTTGATGCTTCTCATCCAAAgcctttgctttgttaactgcgCCTTTCCCCAAGATGAATCCTTTGGCAATCATGCTGCTGACAACATCTTCAGCCCTTTTCACAGCAGAAGCTGCGCCACTGCCCGTAGTGTTCCCctggaactaaaaaaaaaaaagaggagaagCAATATGAGTTTTCATAACATTCATTATGAAAATATGATACAAGAtgggttaaaggagaaacaaaaATCATATGCGCATTACCGTACCTGTTGAGCAGAAGCAACACCTGGTGGTAGCTGATAATCTGGAGCTGGAGTTATGGTGATAATTAGATCAACAACCATTGCCCCCTGAGGGACCATAAATTCAATCTTTAGTGAGGCAGAAAATACAGAAAAACATGTACATGGATATGAAAACCAGCCATTCTCTTATGAAATGTAACTTCGACATGGATCTCATGTCTAGCCTACCCCAACTTGTTTGGGATTAAAGGCTAGGTTGATGTTGTTGTCAAGATTCTCTCTTTAACAAAAAGGCACTATCGACTACCAAACTTTAAACGGACCAAAATTGTTATCCCTGACTGGCGAAAAATTCAACCTCCAACAAGAGAAGAAATCTACAACAGCATATGAGCTGACAATACAATTTAGAACGACAGTAGATGAACCTTGATCACACATAAACAACTACGCCCTTGTTAACCATGTATACAAATGTATCTCATATCTGACAGTGATAAACAGATTCAGAAACGCAGAAGTCCAAAAACATTACATTCGGACACCTGAAGACCTTCTAATAGGATACGCATCTATTCTTGATAAGAGATAGGAAGTACTAAATGAAATTCAGAATCGCGCAGGGCAACTTTTATAATGAACCGCAACATTTGATCATTATACTAGACTGTTTTTTCTATACAAGTTAAACAGGACAGAACGAACTGAAGTATGAGTATAAGGGTATACAATTTAGGCAAAGGGAATCAACAGGCTCAGAAAACCTACACAATACTTCGGGTCAAGAAACATAATGTCGGTTTGAGTCACATTCAGGATGATTGGTGTGCATGCAGCATGCCAAACAATTGTGGATATACTAGCTAGAAACTCGTCAAACTCATGTGTTCGagattacataatggatgacaagcGACAACAATACTAATGTCAAATCGAAATTAGGAGGATGAATAGCAAACTTACGGAAAGAAGAAGAGCAGTCTCTGCTCCCTGTGTATCTTTAAATGTAACATATGCAACTTGACAAGGCTCATCCTCTCTGTACACAAGTATACATTTAAAGCAACTAGTGTTAGTAAAATCTTAACAAAGATTAAGCGCGTTAGAATGGAGGATAAACTAACCTTTTCATTTCAACATATTCAATATCACCAGAGAAAGAAAAGAACTCCTTAATGTCTTGTTCCGTTGCGCGTAACGAAATGTTGCTAACTTCTACTGTTCTTGTCTGAAAACAACACCACCAACAAAAATCAATCCTTTTTTCAATCCATAAAAACCACACTAATCCTCAAATTACCCTAAACCTGAAATGCCTAAAAGAACCCCAAATCTCGAAACTATTAAATTAAATCATCTATCATCACTCATTAAAAATCCCCAAATCTTAGATTCTCataatgaatagcaaaattcaaAACAACAATGTTTATCCACATTTAATCAAACAAAATTATAACCCAAAAATCAATCTAACCAAATCTAAGGTTTAAAACACAAATTGGGTTTCTGGGTATGCTTAAAATAAGATATAAAGAGAACCCATTGAATTAGATTTGAGTTTGAGTTCAAATCAATGAAAagttataaataaataaacagatACTTACAGAATTCATTGTATTCAGTTTCCTTTCAAAGTGGTTCCTTTTGATCAGATCAAATCACAGAGAAGAagacaaagatgaagaagatgatgatgggaTTAaatcgaaaccctgatttgaaatactagtAGGAGGAgttacaagaaaaagaaaaattgggaTGTGGTGAAGGCAAAGGAAGTTAACGCGGTTTTGTTTGTTTCAGCAGACGTGCCCCTCGATGTGATTGCCACTCGCCGGGCAGGCCCCCTAACAATTATTGGCCGTTGAATGTGAGACCCCACTTTGGGCCTGGGGGCATGCATGAATGTGGGACCCACTGAGTGACATCGCAGGCACGGCACTCTGACTCTGGTGACGTACCCGTGTCGGATCCGTGTCCGGTCAACTCTATACAAAATTGGCActatatttggaaagctcttgTAATAGGTCTATATTTAGAATGGACTGTAATCGATACTTCGGATGCATGACATTAGAACTCTGGAGGCGTACACGTGTCGGACATGTATCCAGCCAACTCGCACCTAGTTGTATAATATTGGTTCTATATTTGGAAAACTTCTGTATTAGGACGATATTAAGCATGCATTGATATAAAAGTAATTGTTTGTTGAATAATAAGTTACGGTAATTCCTATATGTATATATACCCAGTGCCTGTGGAGATTCAAGTGCGTATCCAAACAATGGCAATCTGTTATTTTTGGAGATCGACTCTTCATTGATTATGTACACTCGTGGCAACAGAATCAGCAGCAGTGTACCTCTCTTCTTCTTATTGGGAAGCCTCAGTATACACACGACCCAAGGTGTCTATTTACAGCAGAACTAATGGTAGATAACCGAAATGGATATGTAGTATCAGTAGGAGCCACTAGTCAATGGATTGCACCACCTTCTCGTAGTGAGCATCACGTATGCACCCTCGACGGTGCTTTATGGACACAGATTTCTATCATGCTTGCATATACAACAGTACCACCAGAGAGTCAACGCCATTTataaaatcagccattgaataaCAAGTAGATGAAGAACAAGCACTCTACAAATATCAGTAGGAGACTAACGTTGAGACTGTTGAGGTCGTCTGTGAGGTATTGACTGTACGACAGAATTCATGGAGAAAGATCGATGTCGTCCTCCTGCCTGATAAATCACCACACGAAGTAACTTCTGTTTATTCGAATGGTTTCATATATTGGCATTGCCTCCATTACTATAttatgttggagaaaatgagttatttaataaatgattttttggtcttggtgtggtttgatctcatgacctaagggtctaagagcaactgcaatggacgagtaaacccaaatttttactcgagtgggctggcgtagtgggacggaccatcaatcaaaatttgatcaaagagtaaaatccagaccaaatttggttggcgatcaagaccaaatccaaatatagtcgggcgttaatataatctccgctacacatcgggcgttgatataatctccgccattcatcgcGCGTTGGTATAGTTAACGTCCAACGAACAGGCGTGCATATAAACttcgcctgaatggggcgttggtaaagataacgtccgatggggcgttcataaacttaacgcatgaaatggggcgttcatatacttaacgccccactccactttaagttttaaacttttgaaacttgcatggggcgggctttatacctccgcaccattatttttttttttttttgttttttttgttttttgaagcgtatactataccaacgccccattcaggcgttatctttaccaacgcctgatcccaggcgtaatctttatcaacgcgcgaccaaatttaatcTGCAACCACTACGCCacacgacggactaaacccaaatttgatcttttttttttagtctttggtttttggttatactcgcaccattgtggacgctctaaggatactcactcatttttgagtgaatgaaatggaacctttagtcccacattgtggaaaactaaagaggtgctccactatattaccatgttctcatggatatgttgtaaaacaatgtgtgTGGAAcgagtaccaagcaccaagtccgtgtcttgataaataatttatttaagagttttatttatgaaaaaaattccttttttgtgtttaattgctttacaagaaacaaaactcgttttataagaaaaaacctaaacctaacttgatttgcaagttaattttcctataaatacaactcgaaattctcttttcaaaacacacaagcaacgaccatctctaggtctacttttcttcatcttcttgcttttatttccgtgcggcgttttacttccatccccgttgctgagtttaagagtgggtaacttgtgttGTGCTAATACAagctatatcgggcagtcttatcctggacacatcttcgcacgttggggtttagcattactttagagtatacccgcgaactaatgtgttaaggacagcttgttgaacctgtgattctgctctcatcaatttgttcgttgtagagttgtttgatacggttctttatatttattgtttgatacatctgacgtttcttgtattgttgcaagactccaacaatcttaacacattattattccttgtaacaatgggaaagaacggcgttgaaagaccacagaagtttaatggaaaggatttcaagagatggcaatccaagatgttgttttatctaagccatcatgaactggattatgtacttgttccacatgatgaattgatgaatgctaaagctttaactgaggaggtgatcgagtataacaagcggtgtaattttctggcgaaaaatcatatcatgaatggtttggaagatacgatgtatgatttttacaatgttaAAGAAATTTCAGTggttatgatttgtggactgcgttagaagtaaagtatcaagcggagactgcagggagcaagaaatttctggtggcgaagtttatggacttcaagatgacgaatgataagcctgttgttgatcaattcctcgaatttcaacatattattaatgagattcttgctgaaggtatggtcattgatgagacgtttcaagtatctgcggtaattgagaagttaccaagttcctggtctgagtacaagaaaaagctaagacatgaaactggcgagatcaacatggttgaattagggaagaagattcaagtggaagagttgttgttctccaaagataagaacgtgtcttctgcaaggcacatgagtaataaagctcatatgactgaacatagatcttccaaagctggaaaaggtgagagtaacaatcgtaactctatgcgtggtcctcccaagaaaggtatatatgtttcgaaaaccagagtctagcattactaaaattaagggtgcttgttatgcgtgtggagttattggccatatggcagttcactgtagacatcgtaaggacaagaaggataatgcaaacttggttgaaaagaacaaggatgagttttctgctgtagcgtctaaagttaatttggtgaccaatgtgatggactggtgggtagactctggagctaccaagcatgtttgtgggaacaaagacatgttcacctcctaccagagggtatgggaaggcgagaaactctatatgggtaactcatttgcatcagaggttgcaggaaaaggaaaggtcggtctgaatctcacatctggcaagactctcacattgaatggagttcttcatgttccagacatctgcaaaaatcttgtttcttgttctgttttagatgataagggttttaaagtttcaattgagtctggaaaacttatagtaactaagggcaatgattatgtgggtaagggttataagactgggggtctttacaaacttaatgtaacctgtcctgaagtgaaattgaatgattcttctgcttacatgtgtgtgtcattgaatgtttggcatggtagacttggtcatgtaaattacaagtcaatgcataaactggctagcgtaggctgcatacccaaattcactttagataaaagtcataaatGTGAGATTttcgtagaatctaagcatgctaagaaatcattcaggaagaatttccagagaaacactaaacccttagaattgattcattcagacgtagttgacatgaagtcagttcaaactagaggtggtaagaaatggtttgtcacttttatagatgattgtacgggtactgtcaggtttatttgcttagaggtaaggaagatgccttagaagcctttaagatatataaacgtgaagttgaaaaccaattgaatgctaccattaaaacttttggGTCTGACCGtagtggtgagtatctaattcctattggagatttatgtgaagaacatggcataatacatgaaactacagccccttattcacctcaatccaatggtgtagctgaacgtaagaattGTACCCTTAAGGATACGATGAATGCCAtattgattagttcaggattaccttcgaatttgtggggggggctatcctctcagccaattacatcctgaacagagtaccctttaaaggatcagataaaactccatatgagttatggaaagtaaacaaccatcttatgattacttcaaagtgtgggggtgcttggcaaaggtggccatccctcctcctaagacaaataagataggacccaaaaccgttgattgtgtttttataggg
This is a stretch of genomic DNA from Papaver somniferum cultivar HN1 chromosome 1, ASM357369v1, whole genome shotgun sequence. It encodes these proteins:
- the LOC113322236 gene encoding binding partner of ACD11 1-like, whose protein sequence is MNSTRTVEVSNISLRATEQDIKEFFSFSGDIEYVEMKREDEPCQVAYVTFKDTQGAETALLLSGAMVVDLIITITPAPDYQLPPGVASAQQFQGNTTGSGAASAVKRAEDVVSSMIAKGFILGKGAVNKAKALDEKHQLTSTATSTVVNLDQKIGLSEKISMTKTVVNDKVKVMDEKFQVSEKTKIAFAAAEQTVANAGLALMNNQYVSSGASWVTGAFNKAASAAVELSQKAKEKVGKTEDEQRRTMVEDYAKVHLSESDTPKKSEQDASKAKPPVEGLIL